A DNA window from Vigna angularis cultivar LongXiaoDou No.4 chromosome 1, ASM1680809v1, whole genome shotgun sequence contains the following coding sequences:
- the LOC108347881 gene encoding purple acid phosphatase 8 isoform X1 gives MGLLVFIDTIALCLVVSSALLQRFEEAPKPDGSLSFLVIGDWGRKGAYNQSQVAFQMGVIGKQLNIDFVISTGDNFYDNGLTGIDDPAFDDSFTKIYTSSSLHKQWYSVLGNHDYRGDVEAQLSPVLRNYDKRWLCLRSFIVNAEVAEFFFVDTTPFVDKYFTEPGDHVYDWRGIHPRKKYISNLLKDVDLALRESNAKWKIVVGHHTIRSAGQHGNTAELVNQLLPILQANNIDMFINGHDHCLQHISSIESGIQFFTSGGGSKAWRGVVNKWKEEEMKLYYDGQGFMSVQLTQTEIDIVFYDVFGHVLHKWNTSKQLHRPS, from the exons ATGGGCCTTCTTGTTTTCATTGATACCATAGCGCTGTGTTTGGTTGTTTCCTCGGCACTGCTTCAGCGTTTTGAAGAAGCACCTAAACCAGATGGGTCGCTTAGCTTCTTGGTCATTGGAGATTGGGGAAGAAAAGGAGCTTACAACCAATCTCAAGTTGCGTTTCAG ATGGGGGTTATTGGAAAGCAATTGAACATCGATTTTGTGATTTCCACCGGAGACAATTTTTATGACAATGGCTTGACAGGCATAGACGATCCAGCCTTTGACGACTCATTCACCAAAATCTACACTTCTTCTAGCTTGCACAAACAATGGTACAGTG TTTTGGGCAACCATGACTATAGAGGCGATGTTGAGGCACAGCTGAGTCCTGTCCTCAGAAATTATGACAAGAGATGGCTTTGCTTGAGATCTTTTATTGTCAATGCAG AAGTTGCAGAGTTTTTCTTCGTAGATACCACTCCGTTTGTGGACAAGTACTTCACAGAACCTGGGGACCATGTTTATGATTGGAGAGGAATACACCCTcgcaaaaaatatatttccaaCCTCCTCAAG GACGTGGATTTGGCTTTGCGAGAATCAAATGCAAAGTGGAAAATTGTAGTGGGTCACCATACAATTAGAAGTGCTGGCCAACATGGTAACACAGCTGAACTTGTAAATCAGCTTCTCCCAATTCTCCAG GCGAACAACATTGATATGTTCATAAATGGACACGATCACTGCCTACAACACATAAGCAGTATTGAGAG TGGAATACAATTTTTTACAAGCGGTGGAGGGTCTAAGGCGTGGAGGGGAGTTGTGAACAAgtggaaggaagaagaaatgaagttGTACTACGATGGTCAAGGATTCATGTCTGTTCAGCTCACTCAAACGGAAATTGACATAGTATTCTATGATGTCTTCGGCCATGTTCTACACAAATGGAACACCTCCAAACAGCTTCACCGACCTTCGTGA
- the LOC108347881 gene encoding purple acid phosphatase 8 isoform X2, translating into MGLLVFIDTIALCLVVSSALLQRFEEAPKPDGSLSFLVIGDWGRKGAYNQSQVAFQMGVIGKQLNIDFVISTGDNFYDNGLTGIDDPAFDDSFTKIYTSSSLHKQWYSVLGNHDYRGDVEAQLSPVLRNYDKRWLCLRSFIVNAVAEFFFVDTTPFVDKYFTEPGDHVYDWRGIHPRKKYISNLLKDVDLALRESNAKWKIVVGHHTIRSAGQHGNTAELVNQLLPILQANNIDMFINGHDHCLQHISSIESGIQFFTSGGGSKAWRGVVNKWKEEEMKLYYDGQGFMSVQLTQTEIDIVFYDVFGHVLHKWNTSKQLHRPS; encoded by the exons ATGGGCCTTCTTGTTTTCATTGATACCATAGCGCTGTGTTTGGTTGTTTCCTCGGCACTGCTTCAGCGTTTTGAAGAAGCACCTAAACCAGATGGGTCGCTTAGCTTCTTGGTCATTGGAGATTGGGGAAGAAAAGGAGCTTACAACCAATCTCAAGTTGCGTTTCAG ATGGGGGTTATTGGAAAGCAATTGAACATCGATTTTGTGATTTCCACCGGAGACAATTTTTATGACAATGGCTTGACAGGCATAGACGATCCAGCCTTTGACGACTCATTCACCAAAATCTACACTTCTTCTAGCTTGCACAAACAATGGTACAGTG TTTTGGGCAACCATGACTATAGAGGCGATGTTGAGGCACAGCTGAGTCCTGTCCTCAGAAATTATGACAAGAGATGGCTTTGCTTGAGATCTTTTATTGTCAATGCAG TTGCAGAGTTTTTCTTCGTAGATACCACTCCGTTTGTGGACAAGTACTTCACAGAACCTGGGGACCATGTTTATGATTGGAGAGGAATACACCCTcgcaaaaaatatatttccaaCCTCCTCAAG GACGTGGATTTGGCTTTGCGAGAATCAAATGCAAAGTGGAAAATTGTAGTGGGTCACCATACAATTAGAAGTGCTGGCCAACATGGTAACACAGCTGAACTTGTAAATCAGCTTCTCCCAATTCTCCAG GCGAACAACATTGATATGTTCATAAATGGACACGATCACTGCCTACAACACATAAGCAGTATTGAGAG TGGAATACAATTTTTTACAAGCGGTGGAGGGTCTAAGGCGTGGAGGGGAGTTGTGAACAAgtggaaggaagaagaaatgaagttGTACTACGATGGTCAAGGATTCATGTCTGTTCAGCTCACTCAAACGGAAATTGACATAGTATTCTATGATGTCTTCGGCCATGTTCTACACAAATGGAACACCTCCAAACAGCTTCACCGACCTTCGTGA